From a single Micromonospora carbonacea genomic region:
- a CDS encoding isoprenyl transferase, with protein MRAGRREPVPPTPHPSGARPPALPGDALPKHVAIVMDGNGRWAKERGLPRTKGHEQGEHSLFDTVEGAIELGIPYLSAYAFSTENWRRSPDEVRFLMGFNRDVIRRRRDQLVDLGVRVVWSGRAGRLWKSVISELQTAEEMSRGNSTLTLQFCVNYGGQAEIADAAAAIARDVAAGRLDPGKVTEKTVAKYLYHPEVPDVDLFLRPSGEERISNFLLWQTAYAELVFLDTLWPDFDRRHLWYACELYAQRDRRFGGALPNPVAPPQP; from the coding sequence ATGAGGGCCGGCCGGCGCGAGCCGGTGCCGCCGACTCCGCACCCGTCGGGCGCCCGGCCCCCGGCGCTGCCGGGCGACGCGCTGCCGAAGCACGTCGCGATCGTCATGGACGGCAACGGCCGGTGGGCCAAGGAGCGGGGGCTGCCCCGCACGAAGGGCCACGAGCAGGGCGAGCACAGCCTCTTCGACACCGTCGAGGGCGCGATCGAGCTGGGCATCCCCTACCTGTCGGCGTACGCGTTCTCCACCGAGAACTGGCGGCGTTCCCCGGACGAGGTCCGGTTCCTGATGGGCTTCAACCGGGACGTCATCCGTCGCCGCCGCGACCAGCTCGTCGACCTGGGCGTGCGGGTCGTCTGGTCGGGCCGGGCCGGTCGGCTGTGGAAGAGCGTCATCTCCGAGTTGCAGACCGCCGAGGAGATGTCGCGCGGCAACTCGACGCTGACGCTGCAGTTCTGCGTCAACTACGGCGGGCAGGCCGAGATCGCCGACGCGGCCGCCGCGATCGCCCGCGACGTGGCGGCGGGCCGGCTCGACCCGGGCAAGGTCACCGAGAAGACCGTGGCGAAGTACCTCTACCACCCGGAGGTCCCCGACGTGGACCTCTTCCTCCGCCCGTCCGGCGAGGAGCGGATCTCCAACTTCCTGCTCTGGCAGACCGCGTACGCGGAGCTGGTGTTCCTCGACACCCTCTGGCCCGACTTCGACCGCCGGCACCTGTGGTACGCGTGCGAGCTGTACGCCCAGCGGGACCGCCGGTTCGGCGGGGCGCTGCCCAACCCGGTCGCCCCGCCACAGCCCTGA
- a CDS encoding energy-coupling factor transporter transmembrane component T family protein, which translates to MISIEPVAAPGAPLARRNPVAKVAAALVFSFALLATLDPVAPAVAIGVELAVLPLFGIRYGVLARRAAPLLLSAAGIVVTLVLFAAERTGRTLVEAGPVAVTSGVLLTALGLALRMLAVALPGVMVFATTDPTDLADALVQNAKAPARFAIGALAAFRLVPLLGQEWQMISMARRARGVDAGRNPVARLRLFVSTAFALLVGAIRRGTRLAVAMDARGFDAATPRTVARRQRFGPADGLLVAGAAALAGAALAVSVALGTFRPLIG; encoded by the coding sequence GTGATCAGCATCGAGCCGGTCGCCGCGCCCGGGGCCCCGCTGGCCCGGCGCAACCCCGTGGCGAAGGTCGCCGCCGCGCTGGTCTTCTCGTTCGCCCTGCTCGCCACCCTGGACCCGGTGGCGCCGGCCGTCGCCATCGGCGTGGAGCTGGCCGTGCTGCCGCTGTTCGGCATCCGCTACGGGGTGCTCGCCCGGCGGGCCGCGCCGCTGCTGCTCAGCGCTGCCGGCATCGTGGTGACCCTGGTCCTGTTCGCCGCCGAGCGCACCGGCCGGACGCTGGTCGAGGCGGGGCCGGTGGCGGTCACCAGCGGGGTGCTGCTGACCGCGCTCGGGCTGGCCCTGCGCATGCTCGCGGTGGCGCTGCCCGGGGTGATGGTCTTCGCCACCACCGACCCGACCGACCTGGCCGACGCGCTGGTGCAGAACGCGAAGGCCCCGGCCCGCTTCGCGATCGGGGCGCTGGCGGCGTTCCGGCTGGTGCCGCTGCTCGGCCAGGAGTGGCAGATGATCAGCATGGCCCGACGGGCGCGCGGGGTGGACGCCGGCCGCAACCCGGTGGCCCGGCTGCGGCTGTTCGTCTCGACCGCGTTCGCGCTGCTGGTCGGCGCGATCCGGCGGGGCACCCGGCTGGCCGTGGCGATGGACGCCCGGGGCTTCGACGCGGCCACGCCCCGCACGGTCGCCCGGCGGCAGCGGTTCGGCCCCGCCGACGGGCTGCTGGTCGCCGGGGCGGCGGCGCTGGCCGGCGCGGCGCTGGCGGTCAGCGTCGCCCTGGGCACGTTCCGCCCGCTGATCGGCTGA
- the gndA gene encoding NADP-dependent phosphogluconate dehydrogenase — protein MTQQATAQIGVTGLAVMGRNLARNLARNGFTVAVHNRSPERTRSLVAEHGDEGTFVPSESLADFVGSLERPRAVIIMVKAGAPTDAVIDELVPLLDEGDIIVDCGNAHFADTRRREEALRAKGLHFSGTGVSGGEEGALLGPSIMPGGSAESYAKLGPMFEKIAAQVDGTSCCRHIGPDGAGHFVKMVHNGIEYADMQLIAEAYDLLRAGLSASPAEIAEIFREWNTGELESFLIEITAEVLGHTDAATGRAFVDVVLDQAEQKGTGRWTVQSALDLGIPITGIAEATFARSLSGHAGQREAARRAFGDAGEKWQVEDRDTFVEDVRRALLASKIVAYAQGFDHIRAGSSEYDWDIDLGGTATIWRGGCIIRARFLDRIKEAYDAEPELPSLLVAPYFAEAVSAGVPSWRRVVVDAARAGVPTPAFSSSLAYFDGLRAERLPAALLQGLRDNFGAHTYRRVDRDGSFHTLWATEGRAEVEA, from the coding sequence ATGACGCAACAGGCGACGGCGCAGATCGGCGTGACGGGGCTGGCGGTGATGGGCCGGAACCTGGCCCGGAACCTGGCCCGGAACGGATTCACGGTGGCGGTGCACAACCGGTCGCCGGAGCGGACCCGCAGCCTGGTCGCCGAGCACGGTGACGAGGGGACGTTCGTGCCGTCCGAGTCCCTGGCGGACTTCGTCGGCTCGCTGGAACGCCCCCGCGCCGTGATCATCATGGTCAAGGCGGGCGCACCGACCGACGCGGTGATCGACGAGCTGGTGCCGCTGCTCGACGAGGGCGACATCATCGTCGACTGCGGCAACGCCCACTTCGCCGACACGCGGCGGCGGGAGGAGGCGCTGCGCGCCAAGGGGCTGCACTTCTCCGGCACCGGCGTGTCCGGCGGCGAGGAGGGCGCGCTGCTCGGGCCCAGCATCATGCCGGGCGGCTCCGCCGAGTCGTACGCGAAGCTCGGCCCGATGTTCGAGAAGATCGCCGCGCAGGTGGACGGCACGTCGTGCTGCCGGCACATCGGGCCCGACGGCGCCGGCCACTTCGTCAAGATGGTCCACAACGGCATCGAGTACGCCGACATGCAGCTCATCGCCGAGGCGTACGACCTGCTGCGGGCGGGGCTGTCGGCGAGCCCGGCGGAGATCGCGGAGATCTTCCGGGAGTGGAACACCGGCGAGCTGGAGTCGTTCCTCATCGAGATCACCGCCGAGGTCCTCGGGCACACCGACGCGGCGACCGGCCGGGCCTTCGTGGACGTGGTGCTCGACCAGGCCGAGCAGAAGGGCACCGGCCGCTGGACGGTGCAGAGCGCGCTCGACCTGGGCATCCCGATCACCGGCATCGCCGAGGCGACGTTCGCCCGGTCGCTGTCCGGGCACGCCGGCCAGCGCGAGGCCGCCCGCCGCGCCTTCGGCGACGCCGGGGAGAAGTGGCAGGTCGAGGACCGCGACACCTTCGTCGAGGACGTGCGGCGCGCGCTGCTGGCCAGCAAGATCGTCGCGTACGCGCAGGGCTTCGACCACATCCGCGCCGGCAGCAGCGAGTACGACTGGGACATCGACCTGGGCGGCACCGCCACGATCTGGCGGGGCGGCTGCATCATCCGGGCCCGCTTCCTGGACCGGATCAAGGAGGCGTACGACGCCGAGCCGGAGCTGCCGTCGCTGCTGGTCGCGCCGTACTTCGCCGAGGCGGTCAGCGCGGGCGTGCCGAGCTGGCGGCGGGTCGTCGTCGACGCGGCGCGGGCCGGGGTGCCGACGCCGGCGTTCTCGTCGTCGCTGGCGTACTTCGACGGGCTGCGCGCCGAGCGGCTGCCCGCCGCGCTGTTGCAGGGGCTGCGGGACAACTTCGGCGCGCACACCTACCGCCGGGTGGACCGGGACGGCTCGTTCCACACCCTGTGGGCCACCGAGGGCCGCGCCGAAGTGGAGGCCTGA
- a CDS encoding ABC transporter ATP-binding protein, whose product MTARVVVRGFGWRHAGRRAWAVRGVDLSVGAGERVLLLGPSGAGKSTLLAALAGLLSADSGEQEGVVEVDGVDPRADRDRVGIVFQDPESQLVMARCGDDVAFGLENRGVPAGEIWPRVDEALRRVGFPYHRDRPTAALSGGEQQRLALAGALALRPGLLLLDEPTANLDPAGAALVRRAVADAVTADTALVLVEHRVAEALPLVDRVVVLEPGGGVRADGPPEAVFAAHGDALAAEGVWVPGRTVPPRRAAAAPGEALLTADRAALPPRLAPTDLAVRAGEALAVLGPNGVGKSTLALLLGGLLRPGVGRVAATRELAGRDAATAPHRWRAPALARRIGSVFQDPEHQFVTGTVYDELALGPRRTGHGEAAVRATVDGLLDRLRLARLARANPYTLSGGEARRLSVATALATAPRLLVCDEPTFGQDRRTWLELVDLFAELRDDGHGVVAVTHDADFVAALADRRLTLTRDPAAVAA is encoded by the coding sequence GTGACGGCGCGGGTGGTGGTGCGGGGGTTCGGGTGGCGGCACGCCGGGCGGCGGGCCTGGGCCGTGCGCGGGGTCGACCTGAGCGTCGGGGCCGGCGAGCGGGTGCTGCTGCTGGGGCCCTCCGGGGCCGGCAAGAGCACGCTGCTGGCCGCGCTGGCCGGGCTGCTCTCCGCCGACTCGGGCGAGCAGGAGGGCGTCGTCGAGGTCGACGGCGTCGACCCCCGCGCCGACCGGGACCGGGTCGGCATCGTCTTCCAGGACCCGGAGAGCCAGCTCGTGATGGCCCGCTGCGGCGACGACGTCGCGTTCGGGCTGGAGAACCGGGGCGTGCCCGCCGGTGAGATCTGGCCCCGGGTGGACGAGGCGCTGCGCCGGGTCGGCTTCCCCTACCACCGGGACCGCCCGACCGCCGCCCTCTCCGGCGGCGAACAGCAGCGGCTCGCGCTGGCCGGGGCGCTCGCCCTGCGGCCGGGGCTGCTGCTGCTCGACGAGCCGACCGCCAACCTCGACCCGGCCGGGGCGGCGCTGGTCCGCCGGGCCGTGGCCGACGCCGTCACCGCCGACACCGCGCTGGTCCTGGTCGAGCACCGGGTCGCCGAGGCGCTGCCGCTGGTCGACCGGGTGGTGGTGCTGGAGCCGGGCGGCGGCGTGCGCGCCGACGGGCCGCCGGAGGCCGTCTTCGCCGCCCACGGCGACGCGCTCGCCGCCGAGGGGGTCTGGGTGCCCGGCCGGACGGTGCCGCCCCGGCGGGCCGCCGCCGCCCCCGGCGAGGCGCTGCTCACCGCCGACCGGGCCGCCCTGCCGCCCCGCCTCGCCCCGACCGACCTGGCGGTACGCGCCGGCGAGGCGCTCGCCGTCCTCGGCCCGAACGGGGTGGGCAAGTCGACGCTGGCGCTGCTGCTGGGCGGCCTGCTGCGCCCCGGGGTCGGGCGGGTGGCGGCGACCCGGGAACTGGCCGGGCGGGACGCCGCCACCGCGCCGCACCGCTGGCGGGCACCCGCCCTGGCCCGCCGGATCGGGTCGGTGTTCCAGGACCCGGAGCACCAGTTCGTCACCGGGACGGTCTACGACGAGCTGGCCCTCGGCCCGCGCCGCACCGGCCACGGCGAGGCCGCCGTCCGGGCCACCGTGGACGGGCTGCTGGACCGGCTGCGCCTGGCGCGGCTGGCGCGCGCGAACCCGTACACCCTCTCGGGTGGGGAGGCGCGGCGGCTGAGCGTGGCGACGGCCCTGGCCACCGCGCCCCGCCTGCTGGTCTGCGACGAGCCCACCTTCGGCCAGGACCGGCGCACCTGGCTGGAGCTGGTGGACCTGTTCGCCGAGCTGCGTGACGACGGGCACGGCGTCGTCGCCGTCACCCACGACGCGGACTTCGTGGCGGCCCTGGCCGACCGGCGGCTCACCCTCACCCGCGACCCGGCGGCGGTGGCGGCGTGA